The following DNA comes from Streptomyces sp. NBC_00273.
GGTGGTGGGCTCGTCCAGGAAGAGCACCTCGGGCCGGCCGAGCAGGGCCAGCGCCAGGTCGAGGCGCCGCCGCTCACCACCGGACAGCTGCTTCACGCGTACGGAGGACCGTGCGGCCAGACCGACCAGCTCCAGCACCTCGGCCGCCGGGCGGGCGCCGGTGGTGACCCCGCCCCACATCCGTACCGTTTCGGTGACCGACAGGTCGGAGGGGAAGCCACCCTCCTGGAGCATGACCCCGGTGCGCGGCCGGACCTCGGCCCGCCGGGTGAGGGGGTCGAGGCCGAAGACGCGGACCTGCCCGCCGCTCGGCGCGGCCAGTCCCTCCAGCAGCTCGACGGTGGAGGTCTTGCCCGCGCCGTTGGTGCCGAGCAGGGCGAAGATCTCGCCCCGCGCCACGGAGAAGGAGACGCCCCGTACGGCCTCGAACCCTCCGGTGTAGCCGCGGCGCAGGTCCCGGGCTTCGATCACGGTGTCAGTCATGACTCAAGCGTCGCGGCGCCCGGACCGGGTCGGCAGTGCGCGCTGTCATGACCGGCGATGACATTTGTCAGGGTGCCCGTGGCCGGAAGCGGGGATAGGGGATATGCGAAGAAGGCCCCGATCGCAATGATCGGGGCCTTCTGCATACAGAGCGGACGACGCGACTCGAACGCGCGACATCCACCTTGGCAAGGTGGTGCTCTACCAACTGAGCTACGTCCGCATGCACTGCACCGCCGCGAGGCGATGCGTGCATCACTCTACCCGATCCACAACAGTGGTCCGGAAGTGATGCAGAGCGGGTGACAGGAATTGCACACTGCGCCTTCCCTCTGGAAGAGGGATGTTCTGCTACTGAACTACACCCGCACGACCTCTGGGGCTTTGACCTGCGGTCTGGCCCCTCGGCGTGATCCACACACTAGCCGATGGATGGGGGTGCATGGCAAATCGACGCTCAGTGGGCCTCGTTGTAGGCCTCGTAGATCTTCTTCGGGATGCGCCCGCGCGGGGGCACCTCGAACTGGTTCGACCGGGCCCAGGCGCGGACGACCGCCGGGTCCGGGGCGACGGCGGTGTGCTTGAAGGCCTTCCCCGAGCGCGACTGGCGACGGCCGGCGGCCACGAAGGGGGCGAGGCCCTTCCGTAGTTTCTTTGCGTTCGCCGCATTGAGGTCGATCTCGTAGGACTTTCCGTCCAGAGCGAACACGACCGTTTCCGTCGCTTCTCCGCCATCGATGTCGTCGGAGAGCGTGACTACTACGCGCTGCGCCACGGATATCGGTCCCTTCGTGCGACGTCGCCACCTGCTGACGTGCGGTGATGTCGCCTGTGTGGATGTTTCGGGGCAATGCAACTTTCATCCGGTATCCGGAGTGATTCCTTTGTACCGCGATTCCCATTGCAATGCGAAGCCCAGTTAATTCGCTCCGCGTGTCCCGCCGCAATGCTGGGTGCGTGGTTTTCCGGCGGATTTTGCGAAGCGTTGGTGAAGCCGAAACGCCCCGGTGATCACGGTCCTGGGATATCTACCCGCGTAGAAATTTCCGCCGGGTACGCTGATGGAACCGCCTTCGCACCAACCACACACGGGAGTGCCCGATGGCACGCGTCGTAGTCGACGTCATGCTCAAGCCGGAGATCCTCGACCCCCAGGGCCAGGCGGTGCAGCGTGCACTGCCGCGCCTGGGATTCGAAGGGATCGCCGACGTCCGCCAGGGGAAGCGCTTCGAGCTCGAGGTGGAGGGACCGGTCGACCAGGCCGCCCTCGACCGCATCCACAAGATGGCCGAAACGTTCCTCGCCAACACCGTCATCGAAGACTTCACCGTGAAGGTCGAGGCCTGACGGTGACCACTCGCATCGGAGTCGTCACGTTCCCCGGAACGCTCGACGACCGTGACTCGCTGCGCGCCGTCCGCCTCGCGGGGGCCGAGCCGGTCTCGCTGTGGCACCGCGACAAGGACCTGCACCAGGTCGACGCGGTCGTCCTCGCGGGCGGCTTCTCCTACGGGGACTACCTGCGCGCCGGGGCCATCTCCCGCTTCTCGCCGGTGATGGAGACCATCATCGAGCAGGCCAAGGGCGGCATGCCCGTCCTGGGCATCTGCAACGGCTTCCAGGTCCTCACCGAGGCCCACCTGCTGCCGGGGGCGATGCTCCGGAACAACCACCTGCACTTCATCTGCCGCGACCAGAAGCTGCGGGTGGAGAACGCGGAGACCGCGTGGACCGGCGACTACACCGCCGGCCAGGAGATCTCCGTACCGCTCAAGAACATGGACGGCCGCTACACCGCCGACGAGCGCACGCTCGACGAACTGGAGGCCGAGGGCCGAGTGGCCTTCCGCTACCTGGACGGCAACCCGAACGGTTCGCTGCGCGACATCGCAGGCATCACCAATGCCGCGGGCAACATCGTCGGCCTCATGCCGCACCCCGAGCACGCGGTCGAGCCGCTGATCGGGACGGGCCGCACCGACGGCCTCCCGTTCTTCACCTCGGTCCTGAAGAAGCTGGTCAGCGCATGAGCCTCGACACCGTCAAGAACGCCACCGAAACCCCGGACGCCTCCCAGCCCTGGAAGGAACTCGGCCTCAAGGAGGACGAGTACGCCCGGATCCGGGAGATCCTCGGCCGCCGCCCCACGGGCGCCGAGCTCGCCATGTACTCGGTCATGTGGTCCGAGCACTGCTCGTACAAGAGCAGCAAGGTCCACCTGAAGCAGTTCGGTGAGAAGGCCCCCCAGAACGACGCCATGCTCGTCGGCATCGGCGAGAACGCCGGCGTCGTCGACGTCGGCCAGGGCTACGCGGTCACCTTCAAGGTCGAGTCGCACAACCACCCGTCGTACATCGAGCCCTACCAGGGCGCGGCCACCGGCATCGGCGGCATCGTCCGCGACATCCTCGCGATGGGCGCCCGCCCGGTCGCGGTCGTGGACCCGCTGCGCTTCGGCGCTGCCGACCACCCCGACACCCGGCGCGTCCTGCCCGGCGTCGTCGCGGGCATCGGCGGCTACGGCAACTGCCTGGGCCTGCCCAACATCGGCGGCGAGGTCGTCTTCGACGCCTGCTACCAGGGCAACCCGCTGGTCAACGCCGGCTGCATCGGCGTGATGAAGCACGAGGACATCCACCTCGCCAAGGCCTCCGGCCCCGGCAACAAGGTCATCCTCTACGGCGCCCGCACCGGCGGCGACGGCATCGGCGGCGTCTCGGTCCTCGCGTCCGAGACCTTCGACGACACCAAGCCCACCAAGCGCCCCGCCGTGCAGGTCGGCGACCCCTTCCAGGAGAAGCTCCTCATCGAGTGCACCCTGGAGATCTTCAAGGAGAAGCTGGTCGCGGGCATCCAGGACCTCGGCGGCGCCGGGCTCTCCTGCGCGACCTCCGAGCTCGCCTCCGCCGGTTCCGGCGGCATGCGGGTCGAGCTGGACACCGTGCCGCTGCGCGACGCGACGCTCTCGCCCGAGGAAATCCTCATGAGCGAGTCGCAGGAGCGCATGTGCGCGATCGTCGAGCCGCAGCACGTCGACCGCTTCATGGAGATCTGCGAGAAGTGGGACGTCATCGCCACCGTCATCGGTGAGGTGACCGAGGGCGAGCGCCTGGAGATCTTCTGGCACGGCGAGCAGATCGTGGACGTGCCCCCGGGCACCGTCGCCCACGAGGGCCCCGTCTACAACCGCCCCTACGCGCGCCCCTCCTGGCAGGACGCGCTCCAGGCGGACGACGCGGGCAAGCTGCCGCGGCCGCAGACCTCCGAGGAGCTGCGCGCGCAGGTCCTGGCCCTGGTCTCGTCCCCGAACCAGGCGTCCAAGTCGTGGGTGACCGACCAGTACGACCGCTTCGTACAGGGCAACACGGTGCTCTCCCAGCCCGAGGACGCCGGCATGGTCCGCATCGACGAGGAGTCCAACCTCGGCGTCGCCATGGCCACCGACGGCAACGGCCGCTTCGCCAAGCTCGACCCGTACACGGGCGCGCAGCTGGCGCTGGCGGAGTCGTACCGCAACGTGGCGGCGACCGGCGCCAAGCCGCTGGCCATCTCCGACTGCCTGAACTTCGGTTCCCCCGAGGACCCGGACGTCATGTGGCAGTTCGCCGAGGCCTGCCGCGGTCTGGCGGACGGCTGCCTGGAGCTGGGCACCCCGGTGACCGGCGGCAACGTCTCGCTCTACAACCAGACGGGCGACACCGCGATCCACCCGACCCCGGTCGTGGCGGTCCTCGGTGTGATCGACGACGTCAACCGCCGTACGCCGATGGCCTTCAAGGAGGCCGGCCAGCTGCTGTACCTGCTGGGCGACACGGCCGAGGAGTTCGGCGGTTCGGCCTGGTCGCAGGTCGTCCACGACCACCTCGGCGGCATGCCGCCGAAGGTGGACCTGGGCCGCGAGAAGCTGCTCGCCGAGATCCTGATCTCGGCCTCGCGCGACGGCATGATCGACGCCGCGCACGACCTGTCCGACGGCGGCGTGATCCAGGCGCTCACCGAGTCCTGCCTGCGCGGCGGCAACGGTGCCCGGATCGTGGTGCCCGAGGGCCTGGACGCCTTCACCTTCCTGTTCTCCGAGTCCGCGGGCCGGGCCATCGTGGCCGTCCCGCGCAGCGAGGAGCTCCGCTTCACCGACATGTGCGGTGCGCGCGGCCTGCCGGTCGCCCGCATCGGTGTGGTGGACGGCGAGGAGATCGAGGTCCAGGGCGAGTTCACCCTCCCCCTGGCCGAGCTCCGCGAGGCCCACGAGACGACCATCCCGGCGCTGCTGGCCTGATCCCCGGCGACAGCCCTGTCGAAGCCCCGCACGGAGTGCCGTGCGGGGCTTCGGCGTGGGGGCCGGCGGGGGAAGCGGCCGTAGCGATTCCGTAGCCCGTAAACCCCTTCTGACCTGCGAGATCCCGCCCGCATACTGACGCCGTGAGCGACAAGGTGAAGTACCTGCCGGAAGCCGCGATACCTGACGGAGGCGTTCCCGTCTGGCGCACCGAGGACGCCGAGCGGTGGCGGAAGGCGGCCGTACCGGCCGTGTTCGGGCCGGTCTTCGGCGCGTGGGCGCTGGTCCTGCCGGTGTTCGTCGCGATCGTCCTGCTGGGGTGGAGCGATCCGCAGGTTCCGGACCGCGGTACCTCCTGGGACGGATACCCGGCCGCCGTCCTGTTGGTCGGCCTGCCCCTTTGGTACCGGATGATCCCGGCCGCGACCGTCCTGGCCACCCCCGCCCTGGCCGGGTACACGCTGTTCGAGCTGGCCGGTCTGCCCGCGTCGGACGGTCCGGGCCGGGTCGGGTCCTGGCTGGTCGTCGCCTTGTGCGGCGCGGCCTTCACGGGGGCGCTGCTGCGGCTGCGGGCCCGCCGCGCGCAGTGCGCCCTCGCGCTCGCCGCCGCCGGGGACGGCCGCCGGGAACTCCCCGACGAACTGCCCCGGCGCCACCGCCGCCGCGGCCTGCCGATGATCCTGACCGGCGGCGGGCTCTGCCTCGCCGCGGCCGCCCTGCTCTGGTGGGCCCTGGCCCGGGACCTCGGCGCGGACCCGGAGCACCCGTACGACGCCACGGGACAGCAGGTCCTGGCCCTCTTGCTGCTGGTGCCCGCGACGGCGCTGCTCGGCCGGGGCGTCGGCGCCCGCCGCGCCGCCCGGCGCCTGCACGCCGGACCGCAGCCCGCCCTCCGCGTCGGGATCCGGGGCGACTCCCTCACGTACAGCTGGCTGTACGCGGACGTCCGGGACACGTCCGGGAAGCCCCTGATCGCCTTCCGTGACGACGTGGAGAACACTGTCAGGCACGTACGGACCCTGCTCGGCGGTTCCGAGGAGCGGCTCCGCACCGAGCACCACGACGTCAACTGGTTCTGCGAGCCGTTCGAGGCCGTCCTGTACTCCGCGCCCTTCGAGGGCGCGGAGGTCGTCCTGGAGTACGCGGCGTACTACGGCAACACCCGGATCACCACCAGCGTGCTGGCCGTACCGCTGCACCCGCGCCGCCGGCACGGCCTCAACCCGTGGCGCGCGGCCGGGCGCTCGGCCGTCCTGAAGGAACGGAAGGAGCGGGCGGCGCACCGGGCCAAGGCAGCCGAGAGCGGTTCCGGCACCTCCGGCTGCGGGACCTCCTCCAGCGGCTGCGGTAGCAGCAGCAGTTGCGGCAGCAGTTGTGGAAGCAGCTGCGGCGGCGGCTGCGGCGGCGGCGACTGATCCGGCAGACTCGCCGCATGGCATCCAGGACCCGCACCCGAACGTACGACCCCGCGAAGATCCGCGCGGCCGTCACCGCACAGTTCGCGCACGTCGTCGGGGCCGTGGCGGACCTCGGACCCGAACAGCTCGCCCGGCCCAGCGGGCTCGGGGACTGGACCGTGGCCGAACTCGCCGGGCACATCGCCTGGATCGCCGACTCGCTGGCGGGGGGCCTGGCCCGCCCGCCCGCCGCCGTCGCGGAGCTGTCGGCGGTCGAGTGGCCCTTCGCCACCGCCTCCCTCGCCGGGAAGATCTCCGAGGCGGCCCGGGAGACCCTGACCGGGGCCCCGCTGCCCGAGCTGTACGACCGGGCGGCCGCCCGGATGGCGCAGGCGCTCGCGGCGAATCCGGGCGACCGCGTGCTGGACCTGTGGATCGGCGACATGACCCTGGCCGACTTCCTGGTCACCCGGACCGTGGAACTGGTGGTCCACACCGACGACCTGAACCGGGCCGCCGGACTGGACGTCCCGATCGACCGGCAGGCGCTGGCCGCCTGCACCCGGCTGCTCGCCGACGCCCTGGCCCTCAAGGCCCCGGGCGGCTCCGTCGAGGTCCGCGTCCCGCCCTTCGCGGTGGTCCAGTGCGTCGAGGGCCCGCGGCACACCCGCGGCACCCCGCCGAACGTGGTGGAGACCGACCCGCTGACCTGGATCCGGCTCGCCACCGGCCGTACGGGCTGGGCCACCGCCGTCGACGAGGCCCACGTACGGGCCAGTGGCGAGCGGGCCGATCTGTCGGCGCTGCTCCCGCTGATGAGCTGAGGAGAAGAACCATGGTGGAACCACTGCACCACCCGGTCCGTCCCAGGGACATGCCCACCTTCCGGCACGTCCCCGCCCCCACGGCCCTGGCCCTCGTCCTCGTCCTCGCGCTCGCCCTGGCCGGCTGCGGCCGGGCCGAGGACGGCCGCAGCGCCCGGCTGCCCGACCCGGTGGGTTCCTGGGCCGTCGAGTCCCTGACCACGGGTGGCCGCACCCTGCACGCGCCCGAGACCGCCCACCTCGACATCGGCCGGAACCAGGTCAAGGGCAACTACGGCTGCAACGGCTTCACCGCGGTGGCGGCCTTCGCCGGTTCCTCCGCGGTGACCGTCACGCCCGGCGCCTCGACCACCATGGCCTGCGCGGACATGGAGTTCGAGACGGCCTTCGCCAAGCTGTTCCAGGGCAAGTTGACGATCGACCGGGGTCCCGACCGGCTCACCCTGAAGACCGCCGACGGGAGCACCATCGCCATGACGTCGGCGCCCGCGGTCACGGACGCCCCGCTCACCACGACCGAGTGGACCGTGGAGTCCCTGGTCAGCGGTGGGACCGCGGCCTCCCTGCCCGGCGAGGCGGCCGGGAAGGCACGGTTCACCATCGCCCCGGACCTCGCCGTGAGCGGCAACCTCGGCTGCAACCGGTTCAGCGCCCGGGCCACCGTCGACGGCTCCACGGTCACCTTCGGGCCGCTGACCTCGACCAAGATGGCCTGCGAGGGACCGGTGGGCGAGGTGGAGCGGACGCTGACCGAGCTGTTCGGCAGCGGCCCGCTCACCGCGAAGATCGAGGGCCGGACCCTCACCCTCACCGCACCCGACGGCAAGGGCCTGACCGCGAAGGCGGCCTCCGCCGCCGAGTGACCCCGACGGCGGTCAGCCCGGGTAGGGCAGCAGCCCGGCGTCCACCTTCTCCCAGGCCGCCCGCAGCTGCGCCAGCCGGGCCGGCTCCGCGGCGGCCTTGTCGGCCTGCTCGCGGACGTCCCCGGACAGGTTGAACAGCTGGTCCTTGCCCGCCTTGCCGCGGTAGTACTTCCAGTCCCCGCGGCGCAGCGCCCGCTCGCCCCGGACCCGCCAGAACAGGTCCCGCTCGGCCACCTTCTCGCCGCGCAGCAGGTACCCGGCCAGGCTCACCCCGTCCAGCGGGTGGGCCCGGTCGGGCCGCGCCCCGGCCAGCTCCAGCAGCGTCGCCGTCCAGTCCGGGCTGAACACCGGGACGTGGCTGACCTGCCCGCCGTCCAGCCGGGCGGGCCAGCGCGCGATGTTGGGCACCCGGATCCCGCCCTCCTGGAGGGAGGCCTTGTTGCCGGACAGCGGCCAGTTGTACGAGAAGCGCTCGCCGCCGTTGTCGCTGGAGAAGACCACGAGGGTGTCCTCCTCCTGGCCGGAACGCTTCAGCGCCGCCAGCACCTTGCCGATCGAGCGGTCGAGGTCCTCGACCATCTCCTTGTACTTCTCGACCGAGCCGCCGTCCTGGTGCCACAGGGCGCGCCCGTCGCCCGCCTTGATCCGTCGGACGATCTCGGCGCTCTGCTCGGTGTCCCCGTCGGCGATCCACGGCCAGTGCGGGGTGGTGAAGTTGAGGTTCAGCAGCCACGGCTTGCCGTGGTGGTCGCGGGAGACGTACTCGCTCGCCCGCTCGGTGATGATCCGGGTGTAGTAGCGCAGGTCCTTGTACTCGGCGTCGCCCTCGTACAGGTCGTACTCACCGCCCAGGCCCAGCTTGGAGTAGTACTCCAGGGCGCCGCCGAAGTTGCCGAAGAACTCGTCCCAGCCGGACCTGGTCGGGCTGTAGTCGGGCAGGTAGCCCGCGTGCCACTTGCCGATCAACGCGGTGGAGTAGCCCGCGGACTTCAGCAGCGAGGCCAGCGTCGGGTGCGTGGGGTCCAGGCCGACCGACTTGTCGGCGATCGGCTCGGCCAGTCCGCCCGTGGTTCGGCCCGGGTAGCGCCCGGTGTAGAGGCTGAACCGGGTCGGCGAGCAGGTCGCGGAGCCCGAGTAGGCGTCCGTGAACCGGACGCCCTGGCGGGCGAGGCGGTCCAGGTTCGGGGTCTTGATGTGCGGGGAGCCGTACGAGGAGAGGTCGGCCCAGCCCAGGTCGTCGCCGAGGACGAACAGGATGTTCGGCCGGCGGGACGGCCGGGGCCGCCCGGCCCGGAACTCCCGCTCCTGCGGCAGGTTCTGCCCGTCCCCGGCGGCCGGGGAGGCGGCGGCCGGGGCGGCGCCCAGTCCCACCGCCGCGGCGGCCGCGCTCACGCCGACCGCACCGCCGAAGGCGCGCCGGGACAGGTTGGGTTCGTACGAGGTCACGGGTACTCCAAGGCACGGCCCGTCGGCCCGCCCCGGGCGGCGCGGGACGGCGCGCGGCACGGCAGGGCGGGCTTCGGGCAGGGATCAGGAAAAGAAAAGAACGGAAAGCGGCGTGTGACTACGCAGAACAGCGACAGATGGCGCTCGCGACACGGACAAGGTCCACGTGCCGGCGCTCGACGAGGGTGACGGTACGGTCACCGAGAGGCTGCATGGGGCGAGAGCCTGTACGAATGCCCATGCGCCTGTCAACAAGGGCATTCCGGATACCGAGACGGAATGGATCGGTCACCCTCTGTGCTGTGACATTTCCCGGCCGTCCCCAATTCGGACCAGTGGTCGATCTCGCCTACACTCGGGAGCGTGCCTCGTGGTGATGGACGACTCAACCACGACCTGCTCCCCGGCGAAAAGGGCCCCCAGGACGCTTGCGGCGTCTTCGGTGTCTGGGCTCCGGGTGAAGAGGTCGCCAAGCTCACCTACTTCGGACTGTATGCCCTGCAGCACCGTGGACAAGAGTCCGCGGGAATCGCTGTGAGCAACGGTTCCCAGATCCTCGTCTTCAAGGACATGGGCCTCGTTTCCCAAGTCTTCGACGAAACCTCTCTCGGCTCGCTCCAAGGTCATATCGCGGTCGGTCACGCCCGCTATTCGACCACCGGGGCCTCCGTCTGGGAGAACGCCCAGCCGACCTTCCGTGCGACCGCCCACGGCTCCATTGCCCTGGGTCACAACGGCAACCTGGTGAACACCGCCGAGCTTGCCGAGATGGTCGCCGACCTCCCCCGTCAGGACGGCCGTGCCACCCAGGTGGCCGCCACCAATGACACCGACCTGGTCACCGCCCTGCTCGCCGGTCAGACCGACGACGAGGGCAAGCCCCTGACCATCGAGGAGTCGGCCGCCAAGGTCCTGCCTCAGGTCAAGGGCGCCTTCTCCCTCGTCTTCATGGACGAGGGGACCCTCTACACCGCCCGTGACCCGCAGGGCATCCGCCCGCTGGTCCTCGGCCGCCTGGAGCGCGGCTGGGTGGTCGCGAGCGAGACCGCCGCCCTCGACATCTGCGGCGCCAGCTTCGTCCGCGAGGTCGAGCCGGGCGAGCTCATCGCGATCGACGAGAACGGTCTGCGCACCTCTCGATTCGCGGAAGCGAAGCCCAAGGGCTGTGTCTTCGAGTACGTCTACCTGGCGCGCCCGGACACCGACATCGCCGGCCGGAACGTCTACCTCTCGCGTGTCGAGATGGGCCGGCGCCTGGCCAAGGAAGCCCCGGTCGACGCCGATCTGGTGATAGCGACGCCGGAATCCGGCACGCCCGCCGCCGTCGGGTACGCCGAAGCCAGCGGGATTCCGTACGGATCCGGCCTGGTCAAGAACGCCTACGTGGGTCGGACCTTCATCCAGCCCTCGCAGACGATCCGCCAGCTCGGCATCCGGCTCAAGCTCAACCCCCTCAAGGAAGTCATCCGGGGCAAGCGCCTGGTGGTCGTCGACGACTCGATCGTCCGCGGCAACACCCAGCGCGCCCTGGTCAAGATGCTCCGCGAGGCCGGCGCGGCGGAGGTCCACATCCGGATCTCCTCGCCGCCGGTGAAGTGGCCGTGCTTCTTCGGCATCGACTTCGCCACCCGGGCCGAGCTGATCGCCAACGGCATGACGGTCGACGAGATCGCCACCTCCCTGGGCGCGGACTCGCTCTCGTACATCTCGCTCGACGCGATGGTCGAGGCGACCACGATCCAGAAGCCCAACCTCTGCCGTGCCTGCTTCGACGGCGAGTACCCGATGGAGCTGCCCGACCCGCAGCTCCTGGGCAAGCAGCTGCTGGAGTCCGAGCTCGCGGGCGGCACGGACGCCGCCGACGCGCTCCGCCGCCCGTAGCCCTGGCTCAACCTGCGCCGGGCCCTGTCTTTGAGGCTTCTCCCAGGGCCCGGCACCACACGCAGTAACGACACGAAAGCTCTCTCCTGTCATGACAGAGAAGACCACCGGTGCCAGCTACGCAGCCGCAGGCGTGGACATCGAAGCGGGCGACCGCGCCGTCGAGCTGATGAAGGAGTGGGTGAAGAAGACGCAGCGCCCCGAGGTCCTCGGCGGCCTCGGCGGCTTCGCCGGCCTCTTCGACGCCTCCGCCCTCAAGCGCTACGAGCGCCCGCTGCTCGCCTCGGCCACCGACGGCGTCGGCACCAAGGTGGACATCGCCCGCCAGCTCGGCGTGTACGACACCATCGGCCACGACCTGGTGGCGATGGTCATGGACGACATCGTCGTCTGTGGTGCCGAGCCGCTCTTCATGACCGACTACATCTGCGTCGGCAAGGTGCACCCCGAGCGTGTCGCGGCGATCGTCAAGGGCATCGCCGAGGGCTGTGTCCTCGCCGGATGCGCCCTGGTGGGCGGCGAGACCGCAGAGCACCCCGGCCTGCTGGGTCCGGACGACTTCGACGTGGCCGGTGCCGGAACGGGCGTCGTCGAGTACGACCGCCTGCTCGGCGCGGATCGCATCCGTACGGGTGACGCCGTCATCGCGATGGCGTCGTCCGGCCTTCACTCGAACGGGTACTCGCTGGTCCGCCACGTCCTCTTCGAGCGCGCCAAGATGTCGCTGGAGCAGCACGTGGAGGAGCTCGGCCGCACGCTCGGCGAGGAGCTCCTGGAGCCCACCAAGATCTACTCGCTGGACTGCATGGCCCTCACCCGTACGGCCGAGGTGCACGCCTACTCGCACATCACCGGCGGTGGCCTCGCGGCGAACCTGGCCCGGGTCATCCCGGACCACCTGCACGCCACGGTCGACCGTTCGACCTGGGCGCCCGGCGCCATCTTCGACCTGGTCGGCAAGGCCGGTCAGGTGGAGCAGCTGGAGCTGGAGAAGACCCTGAACATGGGCGTCGGCATGATGGCCGTCGTTCCGCAGGAGTCGGTGGACGTGGCGCTGACCGCGCTGGCCGACCGGGGTGTCGACGCATGGGTCGCCGGAGAGATCCTGGACCGCGGCGACCACACCGAAGGCGCGACCATGACCGGTTCCTACGCGAGCTGAGCAGCACTGAAACCCGGCCCGGGGCGATGCCCTGGACCGGGTTTCAGCTTTTTGTCTGTCGTGCAGACGCCTCAGGGCGTCAAGCGCCGCGACGCTGTGACGACGGCCCGGACTCTTCGTCCTCGTCGTCGTCATCCGTGTTGTAGAGGTCCGCGTACCGAGCGTACGGGTCGTCCTCGTCCAGCTCGTCGTCGTCTACCTCGACCGGCTCGCTGACAGGCAGCGGTTCTACGGTCGATGCGCCCAGCTCGTTGGCCAGACGCGAGAGGTCAGTCCCGCCGCTGCTGTACTTCAGCTGGCGGGCGACCTTCGTCTGCTTGGCCTTTGCC
Coding sequences within:
- the purF gene encoding amidophosphoribosyltransferase, which translates into the protein MPRGDGRLNHDLLPGEKGPQDACGVFGVWAPGEEVAKLTYFGLYALQHRGQESAGIAVSNGSQILVFKDMGLVSQVFDETSLGSLQGHIAVGHARYSTTGASVWENAQPTFRATAHGSIALGHNGNLVNTAELAEMVADLPRQDGRATQVAATNDTDLVTALLAGQTDDEGKPLTIEESAAKVLPQVKGAFSLVFMDEGTLYTARDPQGIRPLVLGRLERGWVVASETAALDICGASFVREVEPGELIAIDENGLRTSRFAEAKPKGCVFEYVYLARPDTDIAGRNVYLSRVEMGRRLAKEAPVDADLVIATPESGTPAAVGYAEASGIPYGSGLVKNAYVGRTFIQPSQTIRQLGIRLKLNPLKEVIRGKRLVVVDDSIVRGNTQRALVKMLREAGAAEVHIRISSPPVKWPCFFGIDFATRAELIANGMTVDEIATSLGADSLSYISLDAMVEATTIQKPNLCRACFDGEYPMELPDPQLLGKQLLESELAGGTDAADALRRP
- the purM gene encoding phosphoribosylformylglycinamidine cyclo-ligase, with translation MTEKTTGASYAAAGVDIEAGDRAVELMKEWVKKTQRPEVLGGLGGFAGLFDASALKRYERPLLASATDGVGTKVDIARQLGVYDTIGHDLVAMVMDDIVVCGAEPLFMTDYICVGKVHPERVAAIVKGIAEGCVLAGCALVGGETAEHPGLLGPDDFDVAGAGTGVVEYDRLLGADRIRTGDAVIAMASSGLHSNGYSLVRHVLFERAKMSLEQHVEELGRTLGEELLEPTKIYSLDCMALTRTAEVHAYSHITGGGLAANLARVIPDHLHATVDRSTWAPGAIFDLVGKAGQVEQLELEKTLNMGVGMMAVVPQESVDVALTALADRGVDAWVAGEILDRGDHTEGATMTGSYAS
- a CDS encoding DUF3073 domain-containing protein, which produces MGRGRAKAKQTKVARQLKYSSGGTDLSRLANELGASTVEPLPVSEPVEVDDDELDEDDPYARYADLYNTDDDDEDEESGPSSQRRGA